CCGTCGCGAACATACCGGGGTCTGTCGCCCGAACCTCCACAATCGCGCTTACCAACGTGACAACAGGCTACGGCCTGCAAATCGCGAATCGCGGCTACAAGCAGGCGGCGGCAGAGTTTCCGGCCATTGCCAAAGGCATTAATGTGACCGACGGCAAAGTGACCTATCAAGCGGTTGCCGAAGCGCAGGGGTTGGCATATACCGATATCCGCCGGGCGCTGAGCGGGTAAGGGTGTCCGGCCAGGTGGAGATGGGTCTACTCCAGCTCCGGCGGCAGAATCATTCGTGTTGCCCGGCTGGTTTGGCGCTCGGATGATTCGGATACGCGGTCTTCTCCAGCCGAGCGGATATGTACAATCCGGATGCAGCTGAGTGAAGCGGCATCCGCCGCTACCAACTGATTGAACTTTCGCAGCGCCTCTCCTTGTTAGCCGCCCGATATTTTGTGATTATCGCTGAACTTCTCGGGGTGCAGCAGTTGGTAGGCTCGCAGCGCGACCTGGATGGAGATGCGGTTCTCCGGAGCCATGAAATCCTCGCCCAGCAGCTCCGTTATTTTCTCCAGCCGGTAGTAGAGGGATTGCCGGACGATAAACAGCTTCTGGGCCGCTATTTGCTTGGAGCCGTCGTGGTCCAGATACACCTTGAGCGTAAGGAGCAGGTCGCTGCCTTTCACTTGGTCGTGATCGATCAGCGGGCCCAGATAATTGCGAATAAAGAGCTGCAAAGTTTTCCCGTCATTGAGGCCGAGCAGCAGCTGGAACACCCCGAGCTCTTCGTAGAACAGAATCGGCTTCCTGTAGCAGGCGTAGAGGGACAGTGCTTGCACGGCTTCCTGGTAGCTGCTGTAAGCATTTCTTAGGTGGCTGTAGGATTTGCCCACCCCGATCAGCAGCCTGAGGTCCTTCAGCTTCTCGTCCGCCTGAATAAGGTGGAGCGACGCCAGTGCCTGCTGCAGTCTCGCTTTGGTACCGACCTTCGACTTAATATCAAGCGCGATGACGGCGAGCCGGTTGTTCTTGAGCGTAATGAGCGGACGGAACGAATGTTTCTCGAGCGTGGAACGTAAAATCAAAGATAAATGCAGTCGAACGGACTCCCATTCGTGGTCAGGCATGCTCAGCCGCTCGTCGTACAGGTTTTCAATTTCAATCAGGCAGACCCGGTAATTCAGCTCGTTCAGCCGTTTGAAATCCGGGCCGATCAAAGCTTTAATCTGCTTCTCATCGTCCAGTCCGCCGTTCATTAGCTCGTCGACCCACAGGTTTTCCGAGTACAGCTTTCGCTCTTCCATATAACGGGTGCGCAGAAGCTCTTGGGCAATTGACAAAGAAGCCGAGTCCAGGAGCAGATAATCATATTCCCCCGGCTTATGGTCGCAGAGCATCATTATATACGCCCAGTTCTGATCCATCGCGCCTATCGGCTTCAAGATCGCGGAAGAATTGCGGTATTCCCGGAGGGCAGGAGCCGTATTGGGCTTGATCTCATCAAGCTCGCCCCAGCAAGCATCGGCAAATTCAACCAGCGGAGCTTGATCTTCCGGCGATAAGGCCGGGAAGAACAAGGGTTTCCCTGGTAACGGCCGGTATATAAGCTGTGATCCGGTGCTCTTATACAGCAGCTTCAGAACGCTCATTTTCCCTTGCGAAGTAAGCGTAAGTCGATGAAATTCTCTGGATAGACTCTCGAGCTGCCGAAGCATTGTATGATGACGGTTAATGATCATCGAATGCAGATCCTGCGTAATGTCGACAAAACGAACGGTATGCGGAAACAGAATGATCGGAAACCCATGAAGATTCGCGAGCTCCATCAACTCTTCCGAAACCGACTGAAAGTACGGTCCGAGCTCGATGCATAAGCAGGCGGCGTTCTGTTTGATCAGATTTTCCACGAAGGTGACGGACGAAGCGGCTTCCAGATTAAACCCGAGACCTGTGGTGAGAATCATCTCTTCGCCATGAATCAGCGTTTCGAAGCTTGTAATTTCCAAAATATGCACCCACCGGATTTGACGATGCAGCCCGTTTTCTCCCGCAACCACCAGGGCATTGTGAAAAAGAGGCCGGTGCAGCGTTTCCCGAACGGTAAGATTGCGCTTCGAATCCATCCAACCCCTCGCTTTCGCACATATTCAATACCGCTATAATAGAAGTTTGTGTTAAATAATATAACATATTGAATCAAATCTTTCATAGATTGCTGAGAGATACCACGCGTATGTATTAATAACATTGAAAATTTCTGAACATTTTAATATTTATGTTATATTACATAACATAGACTTCTTTTTTTGGAATCATAGATAAGCCTTCTTAACTATTACATTGCTTAGGAGGGGATAGGCATGAACGGGTTTAGCATTGATGCGGACAGAGTGATGCGGCGAATTGAGAGACTTGCCCAAATTGGAAAAATCAGCGAAACGGGCGTCTGCCGGCTTGCTTTGTCCAAAGAGGACCGTGAAGCAGTGGACGTAGTGAGAATTTGGATGGAAGAGGCCGGCATGAAAGACCGGATCGATGCCTTCGGGAACCTCATTGGCCGCTTGGAAGGGCTTAACCCGGAAGCCCCCGCCGTTATGATCGGCTCGCATATCGATACCCAGCCGTATGCGGGAAGGTTTGACGGTATCGTCGGCGTGATAGGTGCGATCGAAACCGTTCAGACGCTCGTTGAGGCCGGTATCGTTCCGTCCGTTCCCATAGAGGTGGCGGCATTTTGCGACGAAGAAGGATGCAGATTCAATAAGGGGCTGTTCGGAGTCCGCGGCATACTCGGCCGTCTTGAGGATGGCGAGCTGGAGCGGGAGGATAAGAACGGCATTACGCGAAGGCAGGCGCTGCTCGAATTTGGCGGAGATCCGGAGCTGTTCGCCGGATCCGAGTACCCGCCCGGCCGGGTCGGGGCTTTTCTGGAGCTGCACATTGAACAGGGGCCGGTGCTCGAATCGCTGGACCGTCCTGTTGGCATCGTAACCGGAATATCCGGGCCCCTGTGGTGGACAGTCGATATGTACGGCTTCGCCGGACATGCCGGATCGGTGCCGATGGGTCTTCGGAAGGACGCGCTTGTCGGCGCCGCCAAAGTCATCGTCGGACTGCAGGAGCTCGCTTCGGGCGACCCGGGAGCGCCTACGGTGGGGACGGTCGGGACCTTGAAGGTGTTCCCGGACTCGCGGAATATCATTCCGGAGCATGTTCAGTTCACCATCGATCTGCGCGACATCGATCTGCCGCGCCGGGATTCTCTGGAGCGGAAGCTTCGGACAATCATCGGGAATGCGGCGGCCGAACACGGTTTGAGCTATGAGATCCGGGAAGATACGAACAGCGAGCCGCGCTACTGTGCAGAGCATATCCTCGGTTCGATCAGGGAAGCGGCCCGGGAGATGGAGCTCGAGGCACCCGAGCTGATGAGCGGCCCGTTTCACGATTCGCTGGCCATGTCCTACTATTGCGATTACGGCATGATTTTTGTCCGGTGCAGGGAAGGAATCAGCCATAATCCGAAGGAGTACGCAAGCCCGGAGGACATTGCGGCGGGGGTGGAGCTGCTCTGCAGAACCGTTATAAAGATGTGCCGAGAACAAGACAGGCTGGAACTTGCGGTACAAAATGCACAAGCGGCAGAAGCAGCGCAAGCTGTATCGGGGCAATCAGAACAAACGACATAGGAGGGATCACGGATGGAACGACAAGCTTCACTTGGCATGCTGCCGCCGGAGAGAATCATCCGGAACTTCGCTGAAGTAAAGCCGGGGCTGACTCGCAAGGCGGCAATGGAAGAATCCAATCGCTGTCTGTATTGCTATGATGCGCCTTGTATTCAGGCATGCCCGACAGGTATTAACATTCCTTCTTTCATCAAAAGGATCGCCACCGACAATCTCAAAGGCTCCGCCGCGACAATTATGGATTCCAACCCGGTCGGCGCAAGCTGCTCGCGTGTCTGCCCGACCGAAGTTCTATGCGAAGGCGCGTGTGTTCTGAATGGCCCTTCGAAGCCGATTATGATCGGGCTCCTCCAGCGTTACGCCACGGATTGGGCGATACAAAGCGGACAGCAGCTTTTTGATGCGGGACCTTCCAACGGGAGGAAGATCGCCGTCATCGGAGGCGGGCCTGCAGGGCTTTCCGCCGCAAGGGAGCTGGCGAGGGAAGGGTTCTCGGTTGTGATTTATGAAGCGAAGCCTCAAGCCGGGGGGCTTGATACCCACGGAATTGTCTCTTTCCGGCTGCCCCAGCATGTATCGCTGTGGGAGGTGGAGCAGGTCGAGAAACTCGGCGTCGAGATCCGCACCGGTGTCAAGGTGGGAGTGGATATACCTGCGGAACAGCTGATAGCGGAGTATGATGCGGTCATATTGGCGGCAGGTATGGGATATGTCCCGCCGATCGGCATTGAAGGCGAGGAACTCGAAGGCGTTTATGACGCCATCAAGCTCGTTGAGCATACGAAGTCGGATCTGCCGCCGATCCCATTGGCCGGAGCGCGGGTGGCCGTCATCGGCGCGGGCAATACGGCGATCGATGCCGCCACCTGCTCCGTCAGGCTGGGGGCGGAGAACGTCAAGATTGTGTACCGGCGGACGAGGGAAGAGATGACGGCATACGATTTCGAATATGAATTCGCCAAGCAGGACGGCGTTGAATTCAATTGGCTGACCGCGCCGAAGCGGATTCTCGGTGACAGCACCGGCAAGGTCACTCATCTGCAGTGTGTGCGGATGGCGCTCACGGCCGATGCGGGCAAGGACGGAAGGCCGATTCCGGTACCCGTCGCGGGCTCTGAATTCCTCCTGCCTGTCGATGCCGTTGTACTGGCCATCGGACAGAAGCGCCAGATCAACCTCATTGAGCTGCTGGGTCTCGACCATGACCGCGGAGTGGTGCTGATCGATGAAACGACCCGCAGAACGTCTCATCCGAAGATTTACGCAGCCGGTGATATCGTGTTCGGAGCCGGCCAGGGTGAAGCAATGGTCGTTTCGGCGGCGGAGCAGGGGAAACAGACGGCATATGCGATCAGCAGACATTTTGCCGCAGAGCACGTTAGCCAGGCAGCGATATAAGCTGAGAACGAACGCAGACCTGCCGAAGCGAGCTTGCTGCTCAAGGGGGCTCAAGCTAGACAGGAAGCTTCAGAAAGCTTCAGCTTATCCTTCTGCAGGTGAGCTGGCTGATGCACGGGCAACACATCTCAAATCAGGAAGGGTGAGAAGCGATGGCGGATTTAAGCATTAATCTGGCGGGCATTAAATCGCCTAATCCTTTTTGGCTGGCATCCGCGCCGCCCACGAATACGGGATATCAGGTTCAGCGTGCCTTAGAAGCGGGATGGGGCGGGGCGGTATGGAAGACGCTTGGCGAGCCGATCATCAACACCTCATCCCGGTTCGCGGCCGTGCATTTTGGCGGCCAGCGGGTAGCGGGTTTCAATAACATCGAACTGATTACCGACCGGCCCTTGGAGGTGAACCTGAAGGAAATATACGAGACGAAGAAGAGGTTTCCGAACCATGCGCTCGTCGTTTCCCTCATGGTCGAGCCGACAAGGGAGAAGTGGCACGAAATCGTCAAGCGGGTGGAAGCGGTCGGCGTGGACGGTCTGGAGCTTAACTTCGGCTGTCCGCACGGCATGGCGGAGCGCGGTATGGGCGCGGCTTCAGGGCAGCAGCCCGATCTGGTTGAGAAGCAGACGATGTGGGTGAAGGAGGTCGCCCAGACGCCTGTAATCGTCAAGCTGACCCCCAACATTACGGATATTACCGCCACAGCGCGGCATGCCGTGCTTGGCGGAGCGGATGCGATCAGCTTGATCAATACAATCAACAGCTTGGCGGGCGTTGACATCCACTCATGGAACACGATCCCCCACGTCGGCGGCAAAGGGGCGCACGGCGGTTACTGCGGACCGGCGGTGAAGCCGATCGCACTCAATATGGTGGCGGAATGCGCCAGGAATGAGGGGGTCGGCGTCCCGATTTCCGGGATCGGCGGCATCTCCAACTGGCAGGACACCGTCGAGTTTATGCTGATGGGCGCTACCGGCGTTCAAATCTGTACCGCAGCGATGCATCACGGCTTCCGCATTGTGGAAGAGATGATTGACGGGCTGAACAACTATCTCGATGATAAAGGCATTGCTTCGGTGACGGATCTGATCGGGCAAAGCGTCCCAAGGTATTCCGATTGGGGCGATCTGGACCTCAATTATAAAGTCGTCGCCCGCATCAATACGGAGACGTGCATCAACTGCAACAAATGCCATATCGCCTGCGAGGATACGTCGCATCAATGCATCGATATGCTGACAGGCGATCAAGGCGATCGTTACCTGCAGGTCCGTGAAGAAGATTGTGTCGGCTGCAATCTTTGTTCGATCGTATGCCCGGTCGACGGCGCGATCGAAATGGTGGAGCTGCCGAATGAACAGGCGCCGATGAGCTGGAATGAAAGGCAGAGCGCGATAAACAAGCTGAATGCTGATCCTACCAGGATGGAGGTCATATAAGCCATGAAGAAAATCATCAAGAACGGAACCGTTGTTACGGCGGCGGATACGTATTTCGGCGATATTCTCATTGATGACGGCGTTATCGTCATGATCGGCGTCGATCTGGACGCTGAGGACGCTGAAGTCGTCGACGCATCGGGCTGCTACGTATTTCCAGGCGGCGTCGATCCGCATACCCATCTCGATATGCCGTTTGGCGGTACGGTCACGAAGGACGACTTTGAGACCGGTACGATCGCCGCAGCCTATGGCGGCACCACAACCATTATCGATTTCTGTCTGACCTCCAAGGACGCGCCGCTCAGCAAAGCGGTTGAGACATGGCATGCCAAATCGAAGGGAAAAGCGGTCATCGACTACGGCTTTCATCTGATGATCGGCGATGTCAACGATGACGTTCTGTTCGAGCTCCCCCAGATCATCGAGGAGGAGGGCATCACCTCGCTGAAGGTGTTTATGGCTTATAAGAACGTTCTTCAGGCCGACGACGGTACGCTCTTCAAGACCCTGCTGATGGCAAAGGAGCATGGATCGCTTGTCATGGTTCACGCGGAGAACGGCGATGTCATCGCCTACTTGATCGACAAGGCGCTGGAGGAAGGCAACACCGAACCGGTCTACCACGCGCTCACTAGACCGCCGGTGCTCGAGGGCGAAGCGACCGGCAGGGCGGCCAACTTGACGGAGCTGGCCGATTCCCAGCTGTATGTCGTGCATGTCACCTGCGCCGAAGCCGTGATGAAGATCGCGGAAGCCCGGAATAAAGGGCTGCGCGTCTATGGCGAGACTTGTCCGCAGTATTTGATGCTGGATCAATCGTACCTGGAGAAGCCCGATTTCGAGGGAGCCAAATATGTCTGGTCGCCGCCGCTTAGGGAGAAGTGGAATCAGGATGTATTATGGGACGCGTTATTAAACGGTCAGCTGCAAACCGTCGGCTCCGACCAATGTTCATTCGACTTCAAGGGGCAGAAGGAGCTCGGGCTTAATGACTTCTCGAAAATACCGAATGGAGGTCCCATGATCGAGGACCGGTTCTCCATTTTATATTCGGAGGGCGCCCATAAAGGGAGAATCTCGCTCAATAAGTTCGTGGACGTTATCTCTACGGCAAGCGCCAAGCTGTTCGGGCTCTTCCCGAAGAAGGGCACGATAGCAATCGGCAGCGATGCGGATATTGTCATTTTCGACCCCCACGCACAGAGGACCATATCCGCGGAAACCCACCATATGAATGTCGATTACAATGCGTTCGAAGGAATGCAGATAACCGGGGAACCGGTATCGGTTCTGGTCCGAGGCGAATTTATCATCCGCGACAAGCAGTTCGTCGGGACTCCGGGCTACGGGCAGTATTTGCACCGCAAAAGATTTAATCAGCCCGGTAAGCTGCCAATCAAGGATAAAACGGCAGGAGGCGTGTTCTGATGTCCGCCTTCAGGGAATTCTGGAACGAGAAGCAGGAAATCGATGCGTTATTGAGCGAAGGTTACTCGGTTGCCTCGGTTAAGGAAGACCTGGATGGCACCAAGGTGAGATTCGTAAGGGATGAATCTTCGCCGGAGCATGCGGAGTTACTGCTGCTGACGGCAGATGCGCGAAAGTACGTGGTGAGCTTGATCTTCGAGCGGCAGCGGATAATGGAGATGCAATCATAAAATCTGAGTGAAGAATATATAACCTCTTTTCCATGAAGTCTTCTTTATGGAAAAGAGGTGTTTTGTCCGTTTAAGATCAAACAAGGGGAACCTTACCACAAATAGCACATACCGAGTATTTGGGGGGGGTGATGTTGAATAGGGTTTTCTTTTGGATTGGTACAATGCTACTTAGTTTAGAATACCGATTTAAAGATTAATAGATAGTTGTTCTTGATTAGATGGCACGGAGACTGTTTTTTCACTTTTGTGTCCGTTGATGGTCAACAGAGTATATAAATTAAAATATTTATCGAGACTGAAGTGATATACATCTGACCTGAAAATAATCAATGAAAACGCACTTGTATAAAGAACAAGACTTATTAAATTCATATTTCCAGAAAGAATGAAGTTTATGTGCATAAAGAGACAAATAAGGATAGAAGGTATGGTAAATAAACCTGCTATAAGGAATATGCCAAGTATAATTTGGGCAATTGGGATAACATAGTTCAAAACCATCACCTGTTCTATAGCTATATTTTCAATGAAAGTTTTATAAAATGTCGGGACATTAGGTTCATGTAATGAATTCAATAAATACTCTCTCAAAAACAAACCTGGTTCCTTAAACCATGATTTTTCAGTAATTTTGGTTGTCCCTGCTAATAACCAACCTATTCCAAAAAGAACACGTATTAAAACAATAAGAAATGGAAACAAATATACATTTTTTATTACTTTCACTTAAAGCTCCTCCTTGTTTTTGTTTTTCCATAAGACAATTATTTTTTCCATAGGAAACTTTTGGCCAAAAAAAATCTAAAAGTTTTCAGGTATTTATCTTAATGAATCATATGTATTATAGTGCTTATTGTTTCCTTCATGCACAAAAGTTTACCACGGGCAAAAAACGTTGTAAATATATATTTAGATATATTGAACTACGAAATGTCTTGGGTGAATAAACAAGCTTATATTCTAATGAGATTATTTCGGGTATCCCGGGCTTAAACAAGCTTATTTCAATATTGCCCAGCAAAATAATCCGTCACT
This is a stretch of genomic DNA from Paenibacillus sp. sptzw28. It encodes these proteins:
- a CDS encoding PucR family transcriptional regulator — its product is MDSKRNLTVRETLHRPLFHNALVVAGENGLHRQIRWVHILEITSFETLIHGEEMILTTGLGFNLEAASSVTFVENLIKQNAACLCIELGPYFQSVSEELMELANLHGFPIILFPHTVRFVDITQDLHSMIINRHHTMLRQLESLSREFHRLTLTSQGKMSVLKLLYKSTGSQLIYRPLPGKPLFFPALSPEDQAPLVEFADACWGELDEIKPNTAPALREYRNSSAILKPIGAMDQNWAYIMMLCDHKPGEYDYLLLDSASLSIAQELLRTRYMEERKLYSENLWVDELMNGGLDDEKQIKALIGPDFKRLNELNYRVCLIEIENLYDERLSMPDHEWESVRLHLSLILRSTLEKHSFRPLITLKNNRLAVIALDIKSKVGTKARLQQALASLHLIQADEKLKDLRLLIGVGKSYSHLRNAYSSYQEAVQALSLYACYRKPILFYEELGVFQLLLGLNDGKTLQLFIRNYLGPLIDHDQVKGSDLLLTLKVYLDHDGSKQIAAQKLFIVRQSLYYRLEKITELLGEDFMAPENRISIQVALRAYQLLHPEKFSDNHKISGG
- a CDS encoding M20 family metallo-hydrolase, with product MNGFSIDADRVMRRIERLAQIGKISETGVCRLALSKEDREAVDVVRIWMEEAGMKDRIDAFGNLIGRLEGLNPEAPAVMIGSHIDTQPYAGRFDGIVGVIGAIETVQTLVEAGIVPSVPIEVAAFCDEEGCRFNKGLFGVRGILGRLEDGELEREDKNGITRRQALLEFGGDPELFAGSEYPPGRVGAFLELHIEQGPVLESLDRPVGIVTGISGPLWWTVDMYGFAGHAGSVPMGLRKDALVGAAKVIVGLQELASGDPGAPTVGTVGTLKVFPDSRNIIPEHVQFTIDLRDIDLPRRDSLERKLRTIIGNAAAEHGLSYEIREDTNSEPRYCAEHILGSIREAAREMELEAPELMSGPFHDSLAMSYYCDYGMIFVRCREGISHNPKEYASPEDIAAGVELLCRTVIKMCREQDRLELAVQNAQAAEAAQAVSGQSEQTT
- a CDS encoding NAD(P)-dependent oxidoreductase, producing MERQASLGMLPPERIIRNFAEVKPGLTRKAAMEESNRCLYCYDAPCIQACPTGINIPSFIKRIATDNLKGSAATIMDSNPVGASCSRVCPTEVLCEGACVLNGPSKPIMIGLLQRYATDWAIQSGQQLFDAGPSNGRKIAVIGGGPAGLSAARELAREGFSVVIYEAKPQAGGLDTHGIVSFRLPQHVSLWEVEQVEKLGVEIRTGVKVGVDIPAEQLIAEYDAVILAAGMGYVPPIGIEGEELEGVYDAIKLVEHTKSDLPPIPLAGARVAVIGAGNTAIDAATCSVRLGAENVKIVYRRTREEMTAYDFEYEFAKQDGVEFNWLTAPKRILGDSTGKVTHLQCVRMALTADAGKDGRPIPVPVAGSEFLLPVDAVVLAIGQKRQINLIELLGLDHDRGVVLIDETTRRTSHPKIYAAGDIVFGAGQGEAMVVSAAEQGKQTAYAISRHFAAEHVSQAAI
- the preA gene encoding NAD-dependent dihydropyrimidine dehydrogenase subunit PreA; its protein translation is MADLSINLAGIKSPNPFWLASAPPTNTGYQVQRALEAGWGGAVWKTLGEPIINTSSRFAAVHFGGQRVAGFNNIELITDRPLEVNLKEIYETKKRFPNHALVVSLMVEPTREKWHEIVKRVEAVGVDGLELNFGCPHGMAERGMGAASGQQPDLVEKQTMWVKEVAQTPVIVKLTPNITDITATARHAVLGGADAISLINTINSLAGVDIHSWNTIPHVGGKGAHGGYCGPAVKPIALNMVAECARNEGVGVPISGIGGISNWQDTVEFMLMGATGVQICTAAMHHGFRIVEEMIDGLNNYLDDKGIASVTDLIGQSVPRYSDWGDLDLNYKVVARINTETCINCNKCHIACEDTSHQCIDMLTGDQGDRYLQVREEDCVGCNLCSIVCPVDGAIEMVELPNEQAPMSWNERQSAINKLNADPTRMEVI
- the hydA gene encoding dihydropyrimidinase, producing MKKIIKNGTVVTAADTYFGDILIDDGVIVMIGVDLDAEDAEVVDASGCYVFPGGVDPHTHLDMPFGGTVTKDDFETGTIAAAYGGTTTIIDFCLTSKDAPLSKAVETWHAKSKGKAVIDYGFHLMIGDVNDDVLFELPQIIEEEGITSLKVFMAYKNVLQADDGTLFKTLLMAKEHGSLVMVHAENGDVIAYLIDKALEEGNTEPVYHALTRPPVLEGEATGRAANLTELADSQLYVVHVTCAEAVMKIAEARNKGLRVYGETCPQYLMLDQSYLEKPDFEGAKYVWSPPLREKWNQDVLWDALLNGQLQTVGSDQCSFDFKGQKELGLNDFSKIPNGGPMIEDRFSILYSEGAHKGRISLNKFVDVISTASAKLFGLFPKKGTIAIGSDADIVIFDPHAQRTISAETHHMNVDYNAFEGMQITGEPVSVLVRGEFIIRDKQFVGTPGYGQYLHRKRFNQPGKLPIKDKTAGGVF
- a CDS encoding DoxX family membrane protein, with translation MKVIKNVYLFPFLIVLIRVLFGIGWLLAGTTKITEKSWFKEPGLFLREYLLNSLHEPNVPTFYKTFIENIAIEQVMVLNYVIPIAQIILGIFLIAGLFTIPSILICLFMHINFILSGNMNLISLVLYTSAFSLIIFRSDVYHFSLDKYFNLYTLLTINGHKSEKTVSVPSNQEQLSINL